The proteins below are encoded in one region of Streptomyces roseirectus:
- the pgm gene encoding phosphoglucomutase (alpha-D-glucose-1,6-bisphosphate-dependent), whose protein sequence is MRHERAGKPAGAEDLVDVARLVTAYYALHPDPAEVGQRVAFGTSGHRGSALNTAFNEDHIAATSQAIVEYRTAQGTDGPLFLGADTHALSEPAKVTALEVFAANGVTVLIDSADGYTPTPAVSHAILAHNKGRTTGLADGVVVTPSHNPPADGGFKYNPPSGGPAASDATSWIQDRANEIIAAGLKDVRRLPYTRALAAETTGRYDFLGTYVADLPSVLDLDAIRAAGVRIGADPLGGASVAYWGRIAEQHRLDLTVVNPHTDPTWRFMTLDWDGQIRMDCSSPDAMASLIAQRDRFDIATGNDADSDRHGIVTPDAGLMNPNHYLAVAIDHLYRHRADWPAGAGIGKTLVSSSMIDRVAAGLGRTLVEVPVGFKWFVDGLVGATLGFGGEESAGASFLRRDGSVWTTDKDGIILALLASEITAVTGKTPSQLYAGLTEKFGAPAYARIDAPASREEKALLAKLSPAQVTARTLAGEDVTSVLTEAPGNGAALGGIKVSTANAWFAARPSGTEDVYKIYAESFHGPDHLAQVQEEARTVVRGALGG, encoded by the coding sequence ATGCGGCACGAGCGAGCGGGTAAGCCGGCCGGAGCCGAGGACCTTGTCGACGTGGCCCGGCTGGTCACCGCGTACTACGCGCTGCACCCGGATCCGGCGGAGGTCGGGCAGCGGGTCGCCTTCGGGACCTCGGGGCACCGGGGCTCGGCGCTGAACACGGCGTTCAACGAGGACCACATCGCCGCCACCAGCCAGGCCATCGTCGAGTACCGCACCGCGCAGGGCACCGACGGCCCGCTCTTCCTCGGCGCCGACACCCACGCCCTGTCCGAGCCCGCCAAGGTCACCGCCCTGGAGGTGTTCGCCGCGAACGGCGTCACCGTCCTGATCGACAGTGCCGACGGCTACACCCCCACCCCGGCCGTCTCCCACGCGATCCTCGCCCACAACAAGGGCCGTACGACCGGCCTCGCGGACGGTGTCGTCGTCACCCCCTCGCACAACCCGCCCGCCGACGGCGGCTTCAAGTACAACCCCCCGTCCGGCGGCCCCGCCGCCTCCGACGCCACCTCGTGGATCCAGGACCGGGCCAACGAGATCATCGCGGCCGGCCTGAAGGACGTCCGCCGCCTCCCGTACACGCGGGCGCTGGCCGCCGAGACGACCGGGCGGTACGACTTCCTCGGCACGTACGTCGCCGACCTGCCGAGTGTTCTCGACCTGGACGCGATCCGCGCGGCCGGGGTGCGCATCGGGGCCGACCCGCTCGGCGGGGCGTCCGTCGCCTACTGGGGGCGCATCGCCGAACAGCACCGGCTGGACCTGACGGTCGTCAACCCGCACACGGACCCGACCTGGCGGTTCATGACGCTGGACTGGGACGGCCAGATCCGCATGGACTGCTCCTCCCCGGACGCGATGGCCTCCCTCATCGCGCAGCGCGACCGCTTCGACATCGCGACCGGCAACGACGCCGACTCCGACCGGCACGGCATCGTCACCCCCGACGCCGGGCTGATGAACCCCAACCACTACCTCGCCGTCGCCATCGACCACCTCTACCGCCACCGCGCCGACTGGCCCGCCGGCGCCGGGATCGGCAAGACCCTGGTCTCCTCGTCGATGATCGACCGCGTCGCGGCCGGCCTCGGCCGCACCCTCGTCGAAGTCCCCGTCGGCTTCAAGTGGTTCGTGGACGGCCTGGTCGGCGCGACCCTCGGCTTCGGCGGTGAGGAGTCGGCCGGCGCGTCCTTCCTGCGCCGCGACGGCTCGGTGTGGACCACAGACAAGGACGGCATCATCCTCGCGCTGCTCGCCTCCGAGATCACCGCCGTCACCGGGAAGACGCCCTCGCAGCTGTACGCGGGGCTCACCGAGAAGTTCGGCGCCCCCGCCTACGCCCGCATCGACGCGCCCGCCTCCCGCGAGGAGAAGGCGCTGCTGGCGAAGCTGTCGCCGGCCCAGGTGACCGCGCGCACCCTCGCCGGTGAGGACGTCACGAGCGTCCTCACCGAGGCGCCCGGCAACGGGGCCGCGCTCGGCGGCATCAAGGTGTCCACCGCCAACGCCTGGTTCGCGGCCCGCCCTTCGGGCACCGAGGACGTCTACAAGATCTACGCCGAGTCCTTCCACGGGCCCGACCACCTCGCCCAGGTCCAGGAGGAGGCGCGGACGGTCGTGCGGGGTGCGCTCGGCGGCTAG
- a CDS encoding pyruvate carboxylase, with amino-acid sequence MFRKVLVANRGEIAIRAFRAGYELGARTVAVFPHEDRNSLHRLKADEAYEIGEPGHPVRAYLSVEEIVAAARRAGADAVYPGYGFLSENPELARACEEAGITFVGPDARTLELTGNKASAVAAARAAGVPVLGSSQPSNDVDELVAAAGEIGFPVFVKAVAGGGGRGMRRVEDPAALRESIEAASREAASAFGDPTVFLEKAVVDPRHIEVQILADGQGGVIHLYERDCSVQRRHQKVIELAPAPNLDPELRDRICADAVRFAREIGYRNAGTVEFLLDRDGNHVFIEMNPRIQVEHTVTEEVTDVDLVQSQLRIAAGESLADLGLSQDTVKLRGAALQCRITTEDPANGFRPDTGRISAYRSPGGSGIRLDGGTTHAGTEISAHFDSMLVKLTCRGRDFRSAIGRARRAVAEFRIRGVATNIPFLQAVLDDADFQAGRVTTSFIEQRPHLLTARTSADRGTKLLTYLADVTVNKPHGERPALLDPLAKLPRTPEGEPPAGSRQRLIELGPEGFARWMRENPRLGVTDTTFRDAHQSLLATRVRTKDLLASAPLVARTLPDLLSLECWGGATYDVALRFLAEDPWERLAALREAVPNICLQMLLRGRNTVGYTPYPTEVTDAFVEEAAATGIDIFRIFDALNDVDQMRPAIDAVRRTGTAVAEVALCYTADLSDPGERLYTLDYYLRLAEKIVDAGAHVLAVKDMAGLLRAPAAATLVGALRREFGLPVHLHTHDTAGGQLATYLAAIGAGVDAVDGAVASMAGTTSQPSLSAIVAATDHAERTTGLDLQAVGDLEPYWESVRRVYAPFEAGLAAPTGRVYHHEIPGGQLSNLRTQAVALGLGDRFEEIESMYAAADRILGRLVKVTPSSKVVGDLALHLVGAGVAPEDFEETPDRFDIPDSVIGFLRGELGTPPGGWPEPFRTRALQGRPAARPVQELTVEDREGLEKHRRATLNRLLFPGPTRDFETHRQAYGDTSVLDSKDFFYGLRPGQEYAVDLEPGVRLLIELQAIGEADERGMRTVMAGLNGQLRPIQVRDRSAASDVPATEKADRSDPGHVAAPFAGVVTLAVSEGDEVTAGATVATIEAMKMEATITAPAAGRVTRLAINRIQQVEGGDLLVEVR; translated from the coding sequence ATGTTCCGCAAGGTGCTGGTCGCCAACCGAGGCGAGATCGCGATCCGGGCGTTCCGCGCCGGGTACGAGCTGGGCGCGCGGACGGTCGCCGTGTTCCCGCACGAGGACCGCAACTCGCTGCACCGCCTCAAGGCCGACGAGGCGTACGAGATCGGCGAACCCGGCCACCCGGTGCGCGCGTACCTGTCGGTCGAGGAGATCGTCGCCGCCGCCCGGCGCGCGGGAGCCGACGCCGTCTACCCCGGGTACGGCTTCCTCTCGGAGAACCCGGAGCTGGCGCGCGCGTGCGAGGAGGCCGGGATCACGTTCGTCGGCCCCGACGCCCGCACCCTGGAGCTGACCGGCAACAAGGCGAGCGCGGTGGCCGCCGCCCGCGCGGCCGGCGTCCCGGTCCTCGGCTCGTCCCAGCCCTCGAACGACGTCGACGAACTGGTGGCGGCGGCCGGGGAGATCGGCTTCCCGGTGTTCGTGAAGGCCGTCGCGGGCGGCGGCGGGCGCGGCATGCGGCGCGTCGAGGACCCGGCGGCGCTGCGCGAGTCCATCGAGGCGGCCTCCCGCGAGGCGGCGTCCGCGTTCGGCGACCCGACCGTCTTCCTGGAGAAGGCCGTCGTCGACCCCCGCCACATCGAGGTGCAGATCCTCGCCGACGGGCAGGGCGGTGTCATCCACCTGTACGAACGCGACTGTTCGGTGCAGCGGCGCCACCAGAAGGTCATCGAGCTGGCCCCCGCCCCGAACCTGGACCCGGAGCTGCGGGACCGGATCTGCGCCGACGCCGTCCGGTTCGCCCGCGAGATCGGCTACCGCAACGCGGGCACCGTCGAGTTCCTGCTCGACCGGGACGGCAACCACGTCTTCATCGAGATGAACCCGCGCATCCAGGTCGAGCACACGGTCACCGAGGAGGTCACCGACGTCGACCTCGTGCAGTCCCAGCTCCGCATCGCCGCCGGGGAGTCGCTGGCCGATCTCGGGCTCTCCCAGGACACGGTGAAGCTGCGCGGCGCGGCCCTCCAGTGCCGGATCACCACCGAGGACCCCGCCAACGGCTTCCGCCCCGACACCGGCCGCATCAGCGCCTACCGTTCACCGGGTGGTTCAGGCATCCGGCTGGACGGCGGGACGACCCACGCCGGTACGGAGATCAGCGCCCACTTCGACTCGATGCTCGTCAAACTCACCTGCCGGGGACGGGACTTCAGGTCGGCGATCGGCCGCGCCCGGCGCGCGGTCGCCGAGTTCCGCATCCGGGGCGTCGCCACCAACATCCCGTTCCTGCAAGCGGTCCTGGACGACGCCGACTTCCAGGCGGGCCGCGTCACCACGTCGTTCATCGAGCAGCGCCCCCACCTGCTGACCGCGCGCACCTCCGCCGACCGGGGCACCAAGCTCCTCACCTACCTCGCCGACGTCACCGTCAACAAGCCGCACGGCGAACGCCCCGCCCTCCTCGACCCGTTGGCGAAGCTGCCGCGCACGCCCGAGGGAGAGCCCCCGGCCGGTTCCCGGCAGCGGCTGATCGAGCTGGGCCCGGAAGGCTTCGCCCGCTGGATGCGCGAGAACCCGCGCCTGGGCGTCACCGACACGACGTTCCGCGACGCCCACCAGTCCCTGCTGGCCACCCGCGTGCGCACCAAGGACCTCCTCGCCTCCGCGCCGCTCGTCGCCCGCACCCTGCCCGACCTGCTGTCCCTGGAGTGCTGGGGCGGCGCGACCTACGACGTGGCGCTCAGGTTCCTCGCCGAGGACCCGTGGGAGCGGCTGGCGGCCCTCAGGGAGGCCGTGCCGAACATCTGCCTCCAGATGCTGCTGCGGGGCCGCAACACCGTCGGCTACACGCCCTACCCGACCGAGGTCACCGACGCGTTCGTGGAGGAGGCCGCCGCCACCGGCATCGACATCTTCCGCATCTTCGACGCCCTCAACGACGTCGACCAGATGCGGCCCGCCATCGACGCCGTGCGCCGCACCGGCACCGCCGTCGCCGAGGTCGCCCTCTGCTACACCGCCGACTTGTCCGACCCCGGCGAACGGCTCTACACCCTCGACTACTACCTGCGGCTCGCCGAGAAGATCGTCGACGCGGGGGCGCACGTCCTCGCCGTGAAGGACATGGCGGGGCTGCTGCGGGCGCCGGCCGCCGCGACCCTGGTCGGCGCGCTGCGCCGGGAGTTCGGGCTGCCGGTGCACCTGCACACGCACGACACGGCGGGCGGCCAGCTCGCGACGTACCTCGCGGCGATCGGGGCCGGGGTCGACGCGGTCGACGGGGCGGTGGCGTCCATGGCCGGGACGACGTCGCAGCCGTCGCTGTCCGCGATCGTCGCCGCGACCGACCACGCGGAGCGCACGACCGGGCTCGACCTCCAGGCCGTCGGCGACCTGGAGCCGTACTGGGAGAGCGTGCGGCGGGTGTACGCGCCGTTCGAGGCGGGGCTCGCCGCGCCGACCGGGCGGGTCTACCACCACGAGATCCCCGGCGGGCAGCTCTCCAACCTGCGCACGCAGGCCGTCGCGCTGGGGCTCGGGGACCGGTTCGAGGAGATCGAGTCGATGTACGCCGCCGCCGACCGGATCCTGGGGCGGCTGGTCAAGGTCACGCCGTCGTCGAAGGTGGTCGGCGACCTCGCCCTGCACCTCGTCGGCGCCGGGGTCGCGCCCGAGGACTTCGAGGAGACGCCGGACCGGTTCGACATCCCCGACTCGGTGATCGGGTTCCTGCGCGGTGAACTCGGCACGCCGCCCGGCGGCTGGCCCGAGCCGTTCCGCACGCGCGCCCTCCAGGGCCGGCCGGCCGCGCGGCCCGTCCAGGAGCTGACCGTCGAGGACCGCGAGGGGCTGGAGAAGCACCGCCGGGCCACCCTCAACCGGCTCCTGTTCCCCGGCCCGACCCGCGACTTCGAGACCCACCGGCAGGCGTACGGCGACACCAGCGTCCTCGACAGCAAGGACTTCTTCTACGGGCTGCGGCCCGGCCAGGAGTACGCCGTCGACCTGGAACCGGGCGTGCGGCTCCTCATCGAGCTCCAGGCGATCGGCGAGGCCGACGAACGCGGCATGCGGACGGTCATGGCCGGCCTCAACGGGCAGCTCCGCCCGATCCAGGTCCGCGACCGCTCCGCCGCCTCGGACGTCCCGGCCACGGAGAAGGCCGACCGCTCCGACCCCGGGCACGTCGCGGCGCCGTTCGCCGGAGTGGTCACGCTGGCCGTCTCGGAGGGCGACGAGGTGACCGCCGGGGCGACCGTCGCCACCATCGAGGCGATGAAGATGGAGGCGACGATCACCGCACCGGCCGCGGGCCGCGTGACCCGGCTCGCGATCAACCGGATCCAGCAGGTGGAGGGCGGCGACCTGCTGGTCGAGGTGCGCTGA
- a CDS encoding serine/threonine-protein kinase, translating into MNDAVRRVVDGRFRLEARLGGGGMGLVWRATDLVLRREVAVKEVRPSDPDLAEYDPEAAHHLRQRVLREARALARLDHPGVVTIHHIVDEGDGTYPWIVMELVPGGSLADRLAEGPMDPARAARLGLGVLSALRAAHDAGIQHRDVKPANVLLRPDGRPVLTDFGIAAIREATALTATGSLIGTPDYMAPERVSGQSGGPASDLWSLGMMLYTAVEGHHPLRRGTTLATLAAVLSEDIPPPAHAGPLTGLLVRLLDRDPSARPTAQAVERLLTEAAEGQHRPTTTSYRLQPPAPLPATTVPDAPVRRQRRWPAVVLPGAGVALAGVLAWNFLPLRGDTGTAGPSATPTPSVSASAESGSLLTPQGIKTALAAIEEKTGRDRFGSIGVYPDYVTAEVMVNGSDTKTESYTYRPGQGAKEGVIKRNIFPNSTPFTTDGFAWDKVPALFAEADRKLNVPEPELRYLLVSAPNKVFDTPVTFNAYLSDAYGGSGHLVADSQGKITKLYPAAN; encoded by the coding sequence ATGAACGACGCGGTCAGACGGGTGGTCGACGGGCGCTTCCGGCTGGAGGCGCGGCTCGGCGGGGGCGGCATGGGGCTCGTGTGGCGGGCGACCGACCTCGTGCTGCGGCGCGAGGTCGCGGTGAAGGAGGTCCGGCCCTCGGACCCCGACCTCGCCGAGTACGACCCCGAGGCCGCGCACCACCTCAGGCAGCGGGTGCTGCGCGAGGCGCGGGCGCTGGCCCGGCTCGACCACCCCGGCGTCGTCACGATCCACCACATCGTCGACGAGGGCGACGGCACCTACCCCTGGATCGTCATGGAACTGGTGCCCGGCGGCTCCCTCGCCGACCGGCTCGCCGAGGGGCCGATGGACCCGGCGCGGGCCGCGCGGCTCGGGCTCGGCGTGCTGTCCGCGCTGCGCGCCGCGCACGACGCCGGGATCCAGCACCGCGACGTCAAGCCCGCCAACGTCCTCCTGCGCCCCGACGGGCGGCCCGTCCTCACCGACTTCGGCATCGCCGCGATCCGCGAGGCGACCGCGCTCACCGCGACCGGCTCCCTCATCGGCACGCCCGACTACATGGCGCCCGAGCGGGTCTCCGGCCAGTCCGGCGGCCCCGCCTCCGACCTGTGGTCCCTCGGCATGATGCTCTACACGGCCGTCGAGGGCCACCACCCGCTCCGCAGGGGGACGACGCTGGCGACGCTCGCGGCGGTCCTCAGCGAGGACATACCGCCCCCGGCCCACGCCGGCCCCCTCACGGGACTCCTGGTCCGCCTCCTCGACCGCGACCCGTCCGCCCGGCCGACGGCACAGGCGGTGGAACGGCTCCTGACGGAGGCGGCGGAGGGCCAGCACCGGCCGACGACGACGTCCTACCGCCTCCAGCCACCCGCACCACTCCCGGCGACGACCGTCCCCGACGCGCCCGTACGGCGGCAGCGCCGGTGGCCCGCCGTGGTCCTGCCGGGGGCGGGGGTGGCACTCGCCGGGGTGCTGGCATGGAACTTCCTGCCGCTGCGGGGCGACACCGGGACGGCCGGACCGTCCGCGACACCGACACCGTCGGTCTCCGCCTCAGCGGAGAGCGGCAGTCTGCTCACCCCGCAGGGCATCAAGACAGCGCTCGCGGCGATCGAGGAGAAGACGGGGCGCGACCGCTTCGGTTCGATCGGGGTGTACCCGGACTACGTCACGGCAGAGGTGATGGTGAACGGCAGCGACACCAAGACCGAGTCGTACACGTACCGGCCGGGCCAGGGGGCGAAGGAAGGCGTCATCAAGCGGAACATCTTCCCCAACTCCACGCCCTTCACCACGGACGGGTTCGCCTGGGACAAGGTGCCCGCGCTGTTCGCCGAGGCCGACCGGAAACTGAACGTCCCCGAGCCCGAACTCCGCTACCTGCTGGTGAGCGCGCCCAACAAGGTCTTCGACACGCCCGTCACCTTCAACGCCTACCTCTCCGACGCGTACGGCGGTTCCGGACACCTCGTCGCCGACTCCCAGGGCAAGATCACGAAACTCTATCCCGCCGCCAACTGA
- a CDS encoding HAD family hydrolase, giving the protein MRLALFDLDGTLVDRAAALSATVAGLCRDHGYRPEVAEWLLAELAEHGGRDVLGRLPERFGVTESAEHLWRVYVDRMAASVVCRPAVLESLGRLRERGWSVGVVTNGSSDLQRAKIRSAGLADLVDGIAASGDIDVRKPDARLFELAAARCGTQLTAGDWMTGDDPVKDIAGGRGAGLRAIWVRGRAWPDGLDVPHHSVADVVEAVDHLLERSGG; this is encoded by the coding sequence ATGCGTCTCGCCCTCTTCGATCTCGACGGCACCCTCGTCGACCGTGCCGCCGCCCTCTCCGCCACCGTCGCCGGGCTGTGCCGGGACCACGGGTACCGGCCGGAGGTGGCGGAGTGGCTGCTCGCGGAACTGGCGGAGCACGGCGGCAGGGACGTGCTGGGCCGGCTGCCGGAGCGGTTCGGGGTGACGGAGTCGGCCGAGCACCTGTGGCGGGTGTACGTGGACCGGATGGCGGCGTCGGTGGTGTGCCGTCCGGCGGTGCTGGAGAGCCTGGGCCGGCTGCGGGAGCGGGGCTGGAGCGTGGGCGTCGTGACGAACGGCTCGTCGGACCTCCAGCGCGCGAAGATCCGCTCGGCGGGCCTCGCGGACCTCGTGGACGGCATCGCGGCGTCCGGGGACATCGACGTGCGCAAGCCGGACGCACGCCTGTTCGAGCTGGCGGCGGCGCGGTGCGGGACGCAGCTGACCGCCGGGGACTGGATGACCGGGGACGATCCGGTGAAGGACATCGCGGGCGGCCGTGGGGCAGGGCTGCGGGCGATCTGGGTGCGGGGGCGGGCGTGGCCGGACGGCCTGGACGTGCCGCACCACAGCGTGGCGGACGTCGTGGAGGCCGTGGATCACTTGCTGGAGCGGTCGGGCGGGTAG
- a CDS encoding MASE1 domain-containing protein yields MAPVVASSTLRRAAVLALRTVAVAACYYGAGRLGLLRRLTVEDTVFTPVWPPTGVALTCLLIVGLRAWAGIALGCFFVILHLSGDGLHPSMLANLAGNTLAPVCAYLLLRRVGFRTDLTRLRDGVALVFLAALTAMLISSTTGAGTAVLTGALPADGFWPVWVAWWVGDAMGVLIVTPLLLTLYRARRPFLARARWKEAVALAGTACVIVPVATHNHVNMLFLTYPVLIWAALRFELAGSMLCVLFASVLATVAATNGVGPFDGLTHVEVMLKLQAFNGATALTALLLSAVITEQRNTRRSVERACEELAEVLEHLTASDRTYPPDRSSK; encoded by the coding sequence ATGGCACCTGTGGTGGCCTCCTCGACGTTGCGCAGGGCGGCTGTCCTCGCCCTCCGGACGGTGGCCGTCGCCGCCTGCTACTACGGGGCCGGACGGCTGGGCCTGCTGCGCCGCCTCACCGTCGAGGACACGGTCTTCACGCCCGTCTGGCCCCCGACCGGCGTCGCTCTGACCTGCCTGCTGATCGTCGGCCTACGAGCCTGGGCCGGCATCGCGCTGGGCTGCTTCTTCGTGATCCTCCACCTCTCCGGCGACGGCCTGCACCCCTCGATGCTCGCCAACCTCGCCGGCAACACCCTCGCCCCCGTCTGCGCCTACCTCCTGCTGCGCCGCGTCGGCTTCCGCACCGACCTCACCCGCCTGCGCGACGGCGTCGCCCTCGTCTTCCTCGCCGCCCTCACCGCGATGCTGATCAGCTCCACCACCGGCGCCGGCACCGCCGTCCTCACCGGCGCCCTCCCCGCCGACGGCTTCTGGCCGGTGTGGGTCGCCTGGTGGGTCGGCGACGCGATGGGCGTACTGATCGTCACGCCGCTGCTGCTCACCCTCTACCGCGCCCGCCGGCCCTTCCTGGCGCGCGCCCGCTGGAAGGAGGCCGTCGCGCTCGCGGGGACCGCCTGCGTCATCGTCCCCGTGGCCACCCACAACCACGTCAACATGCTGTTCCTGACCTACCCGGTGCTGATCTGGGCGGCGCTCAGGTTCGAGCTGGCCGGGAGCATGCTGTGCGTGCTGTTCGCGTCCGTGCTGGCGACGGTCGCCGCGACGAACGGGGTCGGCCCCTTCGACGGGCTCACCCACGTCGAGGTCATGCTCAAACTCCAGGCGTTCAACGGGGCCACCGCCCTCACCGCGCTCCTGCTGTCCGCCGTCATCACCGAGCAGCGCAACACCCGGCGCTCCGTGGAACGCGCCTGCGAGGAGCTGGCCGAGGTCCTGGAACACCTCACGGCGTCCGACCGCACCTACCCGCCCGACCGCTCCAGCAAGTGA
- a CDS encoding PP2C family protein-serine/threonine phosphatase — MTTDDELLARLRSLTAQARARAEVQRSQVELAIALQRGMLPRDLPRPPRVRLAVRYEPACYGLNVGGDWYDAFLLPDGRLALSIGDVQGHNIEAAAFMGQVRVGLRALASVTSDPGDLLARTNDLLFSLGSDLFATCTFLRLDPATGVLESARAGHTPFVRATADGRSGIADDDPGPPLGIQPGAAYPVSRHHLTSGGVFVLLTDGVVEGPALPLDEGLDHVVRLAGVAAVAGMSTEALAAAVIKGATRVGHEDDAAVLVVALDEE; from the coding sequence GTGACGACGGACGACGAGCTCCTGGCGCGGCTGCGGTCGCTGACCGCCCAGGCGCGGGCGCGGGCCGAGGTGCAGCGCTCCCAGGTGGAGCTGGCCATCGCCCTCCAGCGCGGCATGCTGCCCCGCGACCTGCCCCGCCCGCCACGCGTCCGCCTCGCCGTCCGCTACGAACCCGCCTGCTACGGCCTCAACGTCGGCGGCGACTGGTACGACGCGTTCCTGCTGCCCGACGGGCGGCTCGCCCTGTCCATCGGCGACGTCCAGGGCCACAACATCGAGGCCGCCGCGTTCATGGGCCAGGTCAGGGTCGGCCTGCGCGCCCTCGCCTCCGTCACCAGCGACCCCGGCGACCTCCTCGCCCGCACCAACGACCTCCTCTTCTCCCTCGGCAGCGACCTCTTCGCGACCTGCACCTTCCTGCGCCTCGACCCCGCGACCGGCGTCCTGGAGAGCGCCCGCGCCGGCCACACCCCCTTCGTCCGCGCCACCGCCGACGGCCGCTCCGGCATCGCCGACGACGACCCCGGCCCACCGCTCGGCATCCAGCCCGGCGCCGCGTACCCCGTCTCCCGCCACCACCTCACCAGCGGCGGCGTCTTCGTCCTCCTCACCGACGGCGTCGTCGAAGGCCCCGCCCTGCCCCTCGACGAGGGCCTGGACCACGTCGTGCGCCTCGCCGGCGTCGCCGCCGTGGCCGGCATGAGCACCGAGGCCCTGGCCGCCGCCGTCATCAAGGGCGCGACGAGGGTCGGGCACGAGGACGACGCGGCGGTGCTCGTGGTCGCCCTCGACGAGGAGTGA